The Gemmatimonas phototrophica region CCGTCGCTAATGTCGCGGAACACGGCTACGGTATCGCCGAGCATTCCCTGTGCGGTACCGGTGGTCCCGCGAACGGGGATACTGTCGGTGACGGAGGCTGGAGGTGCACCCCCACCAGGGCCCGCATCGCGTGCATCGAGTGCCTCCAGTGACGCCGGCGCCTGCGGAACGTGCGGCAGCACCGCCCAAACGACGGCCGCCACCGCGGCGAGTCCTGCGACCAGCAGGGCAGGGCGTGGCCGAGTGCGGCGCGGCGCCAGCGTGGCGCCACTTGTCATGGGCGGCAGGGCGTCGAGCTCGGCCAGCAGCAGCAGCGCGGATTGCGGTCGCCGGGCCGCATCCTTTTCGAGGCAGTGCATGATGAGCGAGGACAGGGGCTCAGGGATGTCACTGAACGAACGGTGCGGCGGCTCCGGCATCTGCGTGAGCTGTGCCGCCAGCGTGGCCTGCGGCGAGGACCCACTGAAGGGCGCCTTGCCCGTCAGCAGCTCATAGGCCAACAGTCCGACGGCATAGAGATCCACCCGGTGGTCGGCGGCGGGGTCGGCGGCCAGCTGTTCGGGGGCCATGTAGGCGGGGGTGCCGATTGCCATGCCGGTCGTCGTGCCCCCCTGCGCCGGACTGGCGGCGCTGAGCGCTTTGGCCACCCCGAAGTCGGTGACCAGGGCATGCATCCCGGACGTGAGGATGTTGTCAGGCTTGATGTCTCGATGGACCACCCCACGGGAGTGGGCATAGGCCAACGCATCAACCACGTCGTGCAGAATGCGCACCACATCGCGGGCGGAGAGCCGTTGCTGGCGCGTCAGGGTCCCCCGGAGTGATTCGCCGTCGATATAGGGCATAGAGAACCACAACAGCCCGGCATCGTCCCCAGCGGCGAGCAGGGGCACAATGTGCGGATGTTGCAGCTGGGCGGCCAGTTGGATTTCCCGCCGGAACCGCTCCACGTTGACGCCAGCCGCCAGATCGGGGGGGAGCACCTTCACGACCACGCGGCGTCCCAGGGCGATTTCCGTAGCCACGAAGACCCGGGACATGCCGGCGCCCCCCAGTTCCCGCTCTAGGCGGAACTCGGACGCGAGGGCAGCCTGCAGACGTTGTTGGAAATCGCTCACGACACGACACTCACGGAAACGGACGGCACACGGGTCCCACTGATGTTACGTCTGAAATGGTACCGATGTTACGACACCGCCGCCCAGGCGAAGGTGTCCCCCCAGCAGACGCCAGCACCCGCACCTCTCACCGTCGTGGTTGTCTCGCCTCCCCCTTTCGATATCCATCGCACCGCCCGCCTCCCACTGTCTCACCTCCCAGTCTCACCTCCCAGTCTCACCTCTCCAAAACCGGTCCGGCCCGCGCGCGATGCCTGCCCCCCGTTGACCCGGCCGCCTGGGCTGGTTAAGCTCAGGGTTCTGTTCCGTGCCGTCCCCTCCCGGGGGCGATCCACGTAGAAGTCGGAGTACGAACTCCCCGTTGGCCGACCAGCCAATGGGCTACCAACATCTGATGCCTACGATCAACCAGCTGGTCCGCCGCGCCCGAAAGGACGTGGTGGAGAAGTCCAAGGCGCCCGCGCTCAAGAGCAATCCGTTCAAGCGTGGCGTGTGCACCCGCGTCTACACCACGACGCCCAAGAAGCCCAACTCGGCGCTGCGCAAAGTTGCGCGTGTTCGTCTCACGAACCAGCTCGAAGTCACGGCGTACATCCCCGGCGAAGGCCACAACCTCCAGGAGCACTCCATCGTGCTCGTGCGCGGCGGCCGTGTGAAGGACTTGCCGGGTGTGCGTTACCACATTGTACGCGGTACGCTCGACGCCTCGGGCGTCAACGGCCGTAACCAGAGCCGGTCCAAGTACGGCACCAAGCGTCCCAAGAAGGGCGCTGCGCCCGCCGCCGGAGGTAAGAAGAAGTGAGCCGTCGCAAGAGTGCCGTAAAGCGTACCGTGCTGCCTGATGCACGCTATGACAGCCAGACCGTCTCCAAGTTCATCAACAACCTGATGATCCAGGGCAAGAAGTCCACCGCCGAAGGCATCTTCTACGGCGCCATGGACATTGTCGAGGCGAAGACCAGCCAGCCCGGCGTGGGTGTGTTCAAGCAGGCCTTGAACAACCTCAAGCCCGTCGTCGAAGTCAAGAGCCGCCGCGTTGGCGGTGCCACGTATCAGGTCCCGGTCGAGGTCCGTCAGGATCGCCGCACCGCGCTGGCCATGCGTTGGCTCATCAACTACTCGCGCGACCGTAACGAGAAGTCCATGCCCGAAAAGCTGGCCGCCGAAGTGCTGGCCGCCGCTCGCGGCGAAGGCAATGCGATCAAGAAAAAGGAAGACACCCATCGCATGGCCGAAGCCAACAAGGCCTTCGCGCACTACCGCTGGTAAATCCGGCGCCGGAGTTTCTCCCCGCCGTCAGCAGCGCCCCGGATGCATGCATCCGGGGCGCTGTTTTTTGTTGTGACAGCGCATGGAAACCCGAAGACAGATCTGTGATCCCGGACACCGCGCCCACGCCCGAATGGCCCTACTTTTCGTCCGTGTGGGACCAAGGTCCATGTCACCCTCCCGGCACAAAAATCACGCCCTGCCGATATGCCCAGAGGGAATCGGCGTTTCGCCACGGGCAATCGTTACGAAGCCGGACGAACTGTTTTGATAGCGGCCTGGAGTGTTGCGCCGCCGTACGCGTTGCGTCACGTTAGTAGAAGTGCGCGGGCCCCGATTCCGGGGTCGCGAAACGGCAAACCTGGTGAAAGCCAGGGACGCAAAGCTACAGGGCTTACTCACACCACACGGTGTGGCTGCCGGCTGAGCTACCGAACGATCACAGAGGGATCAGGTCATGCGTACTGCGAAGATGCAGTCGGTTGTTGGACAGGTACGGAGACTGGGCGGAGTCGCCGTTGGCGGTGCTCTCATGCTGCTCGCATCCTGTCGGCCGGCGGTGTCGAGCGCCACGCTCAGCGCCGATATGGGCGCGGTCACAACGGCCGACGCCATTCTGGCCAACCCGGCCCGCCGCGATGACGCCAACCGCGTCCAGATGCTCCGGACGGCCAATCGCCTTCCGCGGGTGGCCTTCCCCCGAGTACGCCCCGACTGCCTGACCCAGGGCGAAGACTTCGGATTGTGGACGGTCCGCTTTGACGGCTACGGGTGCGTGGTCGTGAGCGGCAAGGGCAATCAGGGGACGCTGGCCATGGGCCCCAAGTCGGCCGAGAAGGGATGGCAGACCCACGCCCCCATGGTGCTTGGCCCCTCGTACGGCGACCACCTCATGCTCCACGCGCGGGTGGAAACCACCGCGCAGCTGCGTGATGGACAGCCGAATCCGTGGGAAGTGGCCTGGGTTATCTGGCAGTATGAAGACGATACGCGCTTCTACTACTTCATCCCCAAGCCCAACGGCTGGGAACTGGGCAAGCGCGATCCGGCCTACCCAGGTGGCCAGCGTTTCCTGGCTTCTGGAAATCGTGAGAAATTCCCCATCGGGAAGGTCTACGATGTCACGATCGTGCAGGACGCCGACCGCATCGCCGTCTTTGTCGATGGCCGAGAGGTTGTGCGCACACGCGACGCCGAACAGCCGTACAAGAAGGGACGGATCGGCATCTATGCCGAAGACGCCGCCATCAAAGTGCACGCGGTGCGGGCGCTCTAGCCTCTTTCACCGGTCGCCGGTTGCCATCCCTCGCCAACGCGCCACACCTCACCGTGTGGCGCGTTCCTGTTGGAGGCGCCCCGCGCCCCGGAAGGTGTCGGTCACTTCACTTGGGCGGCCAATGGCCTAACCCTTAGGTTGTTGCAACTGGCACAGCGGTGACGCGCACCACATTCCCGGCGTCTATCGCGAAAGTCACGCTCCGGGTAACGTTCCAACCGCTACCGGCCCTGCCGACCTCTTCGGCTGGTCCTCGGCAACGGCGTCCCGAGGCCGGCCAGCGTACCCCTCCTCCGTCTCCGTGCTGCTCAATCTTCGTGGTCTCCAGGCGCGCCGCGGCGTCTCATGTGCGGCCGCAATTGTCGTGGCGCTGGCCAGCATGTGGTTGGCGCCAATGGCCGTCGCCCAGGCGCAGGATGCGCCTGCAGATCGGTACGCCACCGCCATGAACGTGGCCTATGCCGCCCGCCAGCGTGGTGATACCGCCAGCGCCCGCGAGTACTTTACCCGCGCCATTGCGGTCGATAGCACCCAGGCGGCGCCCCACATTGAGCTGGGCTACCTCGAGCTCGCTGGCGGCAACAAGCCCTCGGCGGCTCGCTGGTTCTCGCAGGGCGCGGCGCTCGCCCCGCAGAACGCCGATGTACGTCGGCAGTTGGGCTATGTGCTCATTGATCTGCGCCGGACTGACGACGCGATCAAGGCGCTCGAGAGCATCGGGACCACCCCCAGTGGCTACACCGATCGCGACCGGTTGGCGTTGGCGTACTTGTATGACAGCGCCACGCGGAACGCCGAAGCCCTCGAGGCGTTCCGGGCGGCCGCGCTCAGCGCCGATACCGGCGTGGCCAATCCGGCCCGACGTGCGCTGCGCGTGAAGGGGGATGTCGGGACGGTGCTCTTCTCCGAAGGCTACCTCGCCCCGTTTTACCAGTCGCGTTTCGATAACGCCATTGGCTTTGGCTTTCTGCGTCACGGCATTGAAAGCGGCGCGTCCTGGGCGCCGGCGGCCTACACGTCGTTGCGCGTGACGCGGGACAGCAAGTCTACGGGCGGCGGCGGGCAGTCGCGCGTGCTTTCCGATAACGCGGCCATCCTTGCCGGTGGGGTCCGTGTGCGCCCCTGGCACGGACCGTTATGGCTGTATGCAGAAGCGGGCGGGGCGTATTCACTTCTGACCAATGACACCACCAGCTGGCGCCGTGATGTGCGCGCCGGTGGTTATCTCATTGCCCAGGATGAGCGTCGGCTGGTACGCGATGCCAACTGGAAACTGCTCACCGACATTGCGGCCGATGTGAGCTGGTACGAACGCTTCGACAAGAACGTGATTGGCTACGCGCTGTTGCGCGAAGGCGTGCGCTTTGGCACGCCCGGCAAGCTGGCGCTCGATCTGTTTGGGCGCGGCTGGGTGGGATACGACAGCCGCGGTGACTTTTTCAACCGGGCCGCTGAGAGTGGCGGTGGTGCCGCGTTGCGGGTGGGGCCGCATTTCGTGCTGTTTACTGAAGGCATTTACGGACGATTCTTCGAGCAGCCGACGCCCGGGGTCAAGCGTCGGTATCAGGAGTGGCGTGTGACGGCCGTGTGGGGATGGCGGGCGCTCAAGCCCCTTCGTGAGGGGGGCGCACGATGACCGGTTTGGAAATGGCCGTCATTGTCATCGCGGTGTTCTACCTGATCTTTGCGATCGATGACCTGTTGTTCGATGTGACGTTCTGGTTGGGCAAGATCTTCGGCTGGTGGAAGCGCCCAACGGTGACGGTCAAGGAACTGCGTGACGTGAGCGAGTGGCGTATTGCCATCGTGACGCCCGCGTGGAAGGAAGACGACGTCATCGCGCGCATGCTCCTGTATAATCTGCCGCGACTGGACTACCAGCGGTATGACTACTGGATCGGGACGTATCAGAACGATCCGGACACTCGTCGTGAAGTGGACAAGGTGCGCGCGATCTATCCGAACGTGCGCAAGGTGACCACGACCAACGATGGCCCCACCTCCAAGGCGGACTGCGTCAACACGGTACTGCAGGCCATTGTGGAGCATGAACAGCGGGCCGGCCTGCGCTACGACCTCATCGTGTTTCATGATGTGGAGGACCTGGTGCATCCGCAGGAGCTGCGGTTGCTCAACTGGTACTTCCGCAACGATGACGTGGACTTCGTGCAATTGCCCGTGTTGTCCACGCCGCCGTTCTGGTATGACTTCGTGGCCGGTACGTACATCGACGAATTCGCCGAGATGTACACGAAGAACATGTTCGTCCGTGAGAAGGTCTGGGGCTTCGTGCCATCGGCCGGTGTGGCCACGTGTGTGCGCCGGACTGTCATTGATCAGCTCATGGAAGAGCGTAACGGGACGCCGTTCGCGACCAATTCGCTCACCGAAGACTACGATCTGGGACTTGGTCTCACGGTGCAGGGGCGTCCCACGCGGTATCTGCATCAGTACGTGCAGATCGACGAAGATGACAAGAATTCGGAAGAACTGATTGCCACGTGGGCTCCGTTCCCCCAGACGTTCCGTACCGCGGTGCGTCAGCGCACGCGCTGGATGGCCGGCATCGTGTTTCAGGGGTGGGAGCATTGGGGCTGGCCCAAGGGGCTCAGCTGGCTGCTGGCGCACGATCGTCGTGGCCCGCTGGGCTATCTCGTGGTGCTCGCCGGCTATCTGCTGCTGCTGTACTTCGTGGCGTACGAATGGGTCCGGGTGTTTTACGATCGTGGGCTTCCCGAAATGCTTGAAGAGCCATGGTTCGCGTGGCTGTTCTGGATCGGGTTGTTCTTCATGTGCAACCGCCTCATTCAGCGCGCCATCAGTACCGGCAAGCTGTACGGCTTTGGTCAGGCGCTGCTCTCGATCTTCCGGACGCCCTTCTCGAACATCGTGAACATGGTGGCCACCTTCCGGGCGGCCAATCAGTACTTCAAGTCGCGTCGCACCGGTATTCCCATGAGCTGGGACAAAACCGAACACTCATTGCCGCCGCAGGTTGGCGCACAGATGCGTCTCGGCGAGAAGCTCATCGAAGACAAGAAGCTCACCACGCAGCAGCTCGTGCTGGCGCTCAAGGAGCAGCGCGAAAAGGGTGGTCAGCTGGGCGCCATTCTGGTGAAGCAAGGTGCTGTGTCACGTGACGATGTGGAAACCGTTGTGAGGAATACCCGCGCATGAGCAAATCCCGGTGGTTGACTCCCATGCGCGGCGGCGCCCCCGCCGTGCGTGCCACGCCCAATGTGGCGGTGATCGTGGGCACCCGTCCCGAAGTCATCAAGATGGCGCCAGTGGTACGGGCGCTGCGGGCGTCCACCAGCGTGACCTGTACGGTGGTCAGCACGGGGCAGCACCGTGACCTGCTGGTGCGCGCGTTCGAAGACGTGGGGCTGGTGCCCGACATCGAGCTGTCGCTCATGACGGAGAATCAGTCGCCCAGTGCCTTTGTGGCGCGCTGCATCACCGCGCTGGACGACGTGTTTGCGCAGAACAAGCCGCAGGCGGTTCTGGTGCAAGGCGACACCAGCAGCGCCTGCGCCGGGGCCATGGCGGCCACGTGGCGCTCCATCCCCGTGGGGCATGTGGAAGCCGGCCTGCGCTCCTTCAATTTTCAGGAGCCGTTCCCGGAAGAGTTCCACCGTCGCGTGGTGGGTGTGGCAGCGCAGTGGCATTTTGCCCCCACGCCGGAGAGCCGCGACAACCTGCTGCGCGAAGGCGTCCCCATGCACCGCATCTTCATGACCGGCAATACCATTGTGGATGCCGTGAAGCAGATGGATGTGTCGCGCCCGTTCGAAAATCGCCTGCTGGATGCGGTGCCCGAGGGGCGCCTGGCGCTCGTTACGGCGCATCGGCGGGAGAACCAGGGCGAGTCCATGCGGGATATCGCCCGTGCCGTCAAGCGGCTGGTGGCGGCCGTGGCGGACTTGCAGGTGGTGCTGCCGCTGCACCCCAATCCCAATGTGCGCGGGCTTTTTCAGCAGGAGCTGGGGGATACGCCGCGGGTGCACCTGCTGGAGCCGCTCAGCTATCCCGACCTGCTGAAGGTCCTGCACAAGAGCACGATCATCCTGTCCGACTCGGGCGGATTGCAGGAGGAGGCCCCCAGTGTGGGGCGTCCCATTCTCATTTTGCGGGAACGCACCGAGCGCCCGGAAGTGGTGCAGGTGGGGGCAGGCATTCTGGTGGGTACCGATCCCGATCTCATCGTAAAGGAAGCGCTGTCCATTTTGTGCGACCCGGTGGTGTACGAGCGCATGGTCACGGTGCCCAACCCGTTTGGTGACGGCAAGGCGTCGGCCCGCATCACGGAAATCCTGGAGTCCTCGCTGTGCGAGGAAGCGGATTTGCCGGTGATGTCGATGGTGCTGTAACCTTCACGTTATGGTTGGGTCTGCTGGCATGAAACCGCAGACTGTGGGAAGTTCGCAGCAACCTGTCGCACGGTGTGGGCGCCAAGCCACACGCGATGTGGAGATGTGGGGGTGAAAGGGCAAGAAAGCCCTCTCAAAAGGTGGATAAGTCGTTTTATGGTAGAGCTCGGCATGTGGCACGGCTTATGCTTCAGTTAGGTAGCAGGTGGTCCGAACGCTCGGCGCCACAATAAACTCAGCAAGGGTTTTCCAATGCTTCGCACGTCGTCCCGTATCGCCACAACCGTTCGCCTTGCCATTGGTGTGAGCAGCGTTCTGCTTGCGTCCACCGAGGCCGCTGCGCAGACCTATAGCGATTTCGGCTCGGTGACTACCGCTCCTACGAGTGGTGTCTGTAAGAACTGGGGCAATGAGGGGTTCGGCCCGAAATCTGGTGGCCTCACCTGGTACAACGCGTACCTGCTCAACGTGCCCGAATACTTCAATTGCTGGACAAAGGCGCCAGCGGTCACCGGGTATCCGTCCAATTCAAAGCTGGCGATCCTGACGTCGACCCCCCTGCAGGTCCAGATGGATACGTTTAATCCGTTCTTCCTGCACAGCCTCAAGGTGGGATCGGGGTGGACGAACGACGCGATCCTGACGCTGAACGGCTACATGGGTGACGTCAACAACAAGACGCTGCAGTTCAGCCAGACCCTGACCAATCTTGACGCGAACGCCCCGATGGCGGATTCGTGGAAGATCGACAATCAGGGGAAGGCCATTACCTACTTTACCCTCAGCGTCAACTACAATCTTGCCGGCGCTCCAGCGTGGAATCCGGTGGATGCGAACTGTCTGTACGCGACCGCCCCAGCTGACGTGGCGAATTGCGCGGTGCCGGCGTGGGGCCAGGACCCGTACAACTCCCGCCTCTATCAGTGGCAGGTTGATCGCTCCATCGGCATGGGGGCCAATGCCCGTACGACGCTTCCCTACCAGACCATTTGGGTCGCTGGGGTTGAGACGTCTTCGGTCGTCCCCGAGCCGAGCACCTATGCCCTGATGGGCGCGGGTCTGCTGGCGCTGGGTGTGGCCTCGCGCCGCCGCCGGAAGCAGGGCTGAACATATTTTGGAAAGGGGCTGGCCAGACTGGTCGGCCCCCTGGGTAAGAACCGCGCCGTCCGGAGCTGGTCCGGACGGCGCGAAATGTTTGGAGGGGAAGCAGTTGGACGCCGAGTGGCGTATATCGGCGGTTCCCGCGGGTTGACTTCCGGCCCAGGCTCCCTCATGTTAGGTGTCTGCCCGTAAACGCCTCAAAAGGGCGTGGTCTGGCAACCCCAACGTAGTCTCGCAACACAGTCGGCGGATCTGCAGCCGACCCCTTATGGGCCACCGCGGTTTCAGGGTGGGGCGCCACGCCCGGCAGTCTTTGGGTAGGCACGCTGTTCCGGCACGGCATCGTGATGATGACGCGCTCCCGACAAGCAACGCAGCCAATTCAACGTCGCATCTGGAGTCCGCAGTTCTCTGGAAGTGGCGCGCTTGGGTCCCCACTCGTGCAGCAGCGGCGAGCGTACCCGGCGACAGCGGATGGATACCGCTCCCAATCCGGGAGGCCAGGTCCAGCCGTTTTTTTGCTGGTTCACTTTTGTTCTCTTACTGCGCTGCCCTGGCGGCGCATACCGAAAACTATGCCGCGTACCACCCCGCTCCAGCACTACCGCAACATCGGCATCATGGCCCACATCGATGCCGGCAAGACGACCACCACTGAGCGCATCCTGTATTACACAGGCAAGTCGCACAAGATTGGTGAAGTCCACGATGGCGCCGCCACCATGGACTGGATGGAACAGGAACAGGAGCGCGGCATCACGATCACGTCGGCCGCGACGACCTGCTTCTGGATGCGTCATGGCCAGGCCCACGACAAGGGCGCGGGTCCGGAATTCCGCATCAACATCATCGACACCCCGGGCCACGTGGACTTCACCGTCGAAGTGGAGCGTTCGCTCCGCGTGCTCGACGGCGCCGTCACGCTGCTCGACTCGGTGGCCGGTGTAGAGCCGCAGACGGAAACGGTATGGCGTCAGGCCGACCGGTACCGTGTGCCGCGCATGATTTTCTCGAACAAGATGGATCGGGTGGGCGCGAACTTCGATCGCTGCCTGGCCATGATCCGTGATCGCCTGAGCAAGCGCGCGTTCCCGCTGCAGCTGCCGGTGGGTTCGGGCGAAACGTTCACGGGCCACATCGACGTGCTCGAGCGCAAGCAGTACATCTTCCACGACGAGACGATGGGCAAGACGTTCTCGGTGGTCGATGTGCCGGCCGAGTTCAAGGACGCCTGCGAGCTCGCGCGTCACGAGGCCATTGAAGCGGCCGTCGAGCATGACGAAGCGCTGATGGAGAAGTACCTGGCTGGCGAAGAGCTCTCGATGGACGAGATCCGCTCTGCCATCCGTGCGGCGACGATCGCGATGGAGTTCATCCCGGTCCTCTGCGGCGCCTCGTTCAAGAACAAGGGTGTGCAGGCGCTGCTCGACGCGGTGATCGATTATCTCCCCGCGCCGATCGACGTGCCAGCCATTCAGGGCCACCTGCCGCATCACGACGAAACGTTCATCGATGCGCCGATCAACGACGACGCGCCGTTCGCGGCGCTGGCGTTCAAGATCGCGACCGACCCGTTCGTCGGAAAGCTGACCTTCTTCCGCGTCTACTCGGGCGTGATGCAGTCGGGCAGCTACGTCTACAACAGCACGAAGGACAAGCGTGAGCGTGTCGGTCGTCTGCTGCAGATGCACGCCAACAAGCGTGAAGAAATCGAGGAAGTGCGCGCCGGTGACATTGCCGCCGCGATCGGGCTCAAGGACACGCGCACGGGCGACACGCTGTGCACGGAAGACCACCCGCTCATCCTCGAGGCCATGAAGTTCCCGGCCCCCGTCATCGACGTCGCCATCGAGCCGAAGACGAAGGCGGACCAGGACAAGCTGGCCATCGCGCTGCAGAAGCTCGCCGAAGAAGATCCGACGTTCCGCGTGCGTTCCGACGCCGAGACGGGACAGACGATCATCGCCGGTATGGGCGAGTTGCACCTCGAGATCATCGTCGATCGCATGATGCGCGAATTCAAGGTCGATGCGAACGTGGGTCGCCCGCAGGTGGCCTACCGCGAAACGATCAAGAAGCGCGTCGAGAAGATCGAAGGGAAGTTCATCCGCCAGTCCGGCGGTAAGGGGCAGTTCGGCCACGTGGTCATCAACATGGAGCCCTCCGAACAGGGCCAGGGCTTCGTGTTCGAAGACAAGATCGTGGGCGGTGTCATTCCCCGTGAATACATCGGCCCCGTGGAACAGGGCATCAAGGAAGCGCTGGAAAATGGCGTGCTCGCCGGTTACCCGGTGGTGGACGTCAAGGTTCAGCTGACCTTCGGCTCGTACCACGAAGTCGACTCATCGGAAATGGCGTTCAAGATTGCCGGCTCGATGGCGTTCAAGGAGGCGGCCAAGCAGGCCAGCCCCTGTCTGCTGGAGCCGGTCATGAAGGTCGAGGTCGTGAGCCCGGAAGCGTACATGGGTGACGTC contains the following coding sequences:
- the fusA gene encoding elongation factor G, which translates into the protein MPRTTPLQHYRNIGIMAHIDAGKTTTTERILYYTGKSHKIGEVHDGAATMDWMEQEQERGITITSAATTCFWMRHGQAHDKGAGPEFRINIIDTPGHVDFTVEVERSLRVLDGAVTLLDSVAGVEPQTETVWRQADRYRVPRMIFSNKMDRVGANFDRCLAMIRDRLSKRAFPLQLPVGSGETFTGHIDVLERKQYIFHDETMGKTFSVVDVPAEFKDACELARHEAIEAAVEHDEALMEKYLAGEELSMDEIRSAIRAATIAMEFIPVLCGASFKNKGVQALLDAVIDYLPAPIDVPAIQGHLPHHDETFIDAPINDDAPFAALAFKIATDPFVGKLTFFRVYSGVMQSGSYVYNSTKDKRERVGRLLQMHANKREEIEEVRAGDIAAAIGLKDTRTGDTLCTEDHPLILEAMKFPAPVIDVAIEPKTKADQDKLAIALQKLAEEDPTFRVRSDAETGQTIIAGMGELHLEIIVDRMMREFKVDANVGRPQVAYRETIKKRVEKIEGKFIRQSGGKGQFGHVVINMEPSEQGQGFVFEDKIVGGVIPREYIGPVEQGIKEALENGVLAGYPVVDVKVQLTFGSYHEVDSSEMAFKIAGSMAFKEAAKQASPCLLEPVMKVEVVSPEAYMGDVLGDLSSRRGKIGGMTQRGEAQVISATVPLAEMFGYSTKLRSMSQGRAVYSMEFSHYEEVPKSKAEEIISKVKA